A single region of the Sphingobium sp. TKS genome encodes:
- a CDS encoding Hsp20 family protein codes for MRGFDLTPYRRSTVGFDRLFDLIENNARLSQGDNYPPFNIERLSEDRYRVTLAVAGFRADEIDITAQQNLLQVTGRKDEAQGGARSHFLHVGIANRSFERRFELADFVRVEKADLADGLLTIELVREVPEAMKPKKIAINGGQLVEINGDRDAA; via the coding sequence ATGCGTGGTTTTGACCTGACCCCCTATCGCCGCTCGACCGTGGGTTTCGACCGTCTGTTCGACCTGATTGAAAACAATGCACGGTTGAGCCAAGGCGACAATTATCCCCCGTTCAACATCGAACGGCTTTCCGAAGATCGCTATCGCGTCACGCTCGCCGTGGCGGGATTCCGCGCCGATGAGATCGACATCACTGCCCAGCAGAACCTGCTTCAGGTGACTGGACGGAAGGATGAAGCGCAGGGAGGCGCCCGCTCCCATTTCCTGCATGTCGGCATCGCCAATCGCAGCTTCGAACGCCGTTTCGAACTCGCTGATTTCGTGCGGGTGGAAAAGGCCGATTTGGCCGACGGTCTGCTGACGATCGAACTGGTGCGCGAAGTTCCCGAGGCGATGAAGCCGAAGAAGATCGCGATCAACGGTGGCCAGCTTGTGGAGATCAACGGCGACCGCGACGCTGCCTGA
- a CDS encoding ABC transporter ATP-binding protein, which translates to MNEILKVGGLKRSFTQGGITIEVLRGIDLAVAQGEIVALLGPSGSGKSTLLQAVGLLEGGFDGSIRIGGEEAAKLDNDGRTRLRRDALGFVYQFHHLLPDFNAAENVILPQVIRDADMATARARAESLLGSLGLGHRLEHRPSQLSGGEQQRVAVARALANRPALVLADEPTGNLDERTADVVLAEFLRLVREEGSAALVATHNERLAQKMDRVVRLHEGLLEEGSGRM; encoded by the coding sequence ATGAATGAGATATTGAAGGTCGGCGGCCTCAAACGCAGCTTCACTCAGGGCGGCATCACCATAGAGGTTCTGCGCGGCATCGATCTGGCGGTAGCGCAGGGGGAGATCGTGGCGTTGCTCGGTCCTTCGGGATCGGGGAAATCGACATTGCTACAGGCGGTCGGGCTGCTGGAGGGCGGCTTCGACGGATCGATCCGCATAGGTGGCGAAGAAGCGGCGAAGCTCGACAATGACGGGCGGACGCGGTTGCGCCGTGACGCGCTCGGTTTCGTCTACCAGTTTCATCATCTGCTGCCCGACTTCAATGCGGCGGAGAATGTCATATTGCCGCAGGTGATACGTGACGCCGACATGGCGACGGCCCGCGCCCGCGCTGAATCGCTGCTGGGATCATTGGGGTTGGGGCATCGCCTTGAACACCGGCCGAGCCAGTTGTCCGGCGGCGAACAGCAGCGCGTGGCTGTGGCGCGGGCGCTCGCCAACCGGCCCGCTCTCGTTCTGGCGGACGAGCCGACCGGCAATCTGGACGAGCGGACCGCCGATGTCGTGCTGGCGGAGTTCCTGCGGCTGGTGCGGGAGGAAGGCTCCGCCGCGCTGGTGGCGACGCATAATGAACGGCTGGCCCAGAAGATGGACCGGGTGGTCCGCCTTCACGAAGGCCTGCTGGAGGAAGGTTCAGGCCGGATGTGA
- the dnaE gene encoding DNA polymerase III subunit alpha gives MPHAGFVPLRVFSSFTMLEGAIDPKKIAKQAKALGFPAAAITDRNGLYGSMAFSDACKGEGVQPVIGAMVGIARPDRPANAAPVHDWLALYAQDSTGYDNLCALVSMAHLDRPVEEVPHISMDSLEGRTDGLIALTAGGEGALGRLFAEDQPAAALAYAKRLEALFPGRLYIEICRRLDPVEGKAEPELLELAYARDLPLVATNPTCFAEPHFHEAHDVMLCIADSAYVETPDRRTSSPDAWMKPAAEMKRLFEDLPEALANTLVVAQRCAVAAPKRKPILPSLAGDIEGEAKMLREQARDGLEARLAKAGITGEEARKPYFDRLQFETDIIIQMGFPGYFLIVADFIKWAKDHDIPVGPGRGSGAGSVVAWALTITDLDPLQLGLLFERFLNPERVSMPDFDIDFCETRRGEVIRYVQQKYGADHVAQIITFGKLKARAVLKDTGRVLQMSYGQVDRLAKLVPNHPTDPWTLERSLNGVAEFRAEYDNDAQVKRLIDYAMKLEGFPRHSSTHAAGVVIGDRPLSQLVPLYRDPRSDMPVTQFDMKYVEGAGLVKFDFLGLKTLSVLQKAVQLLAGRSVEIDLNSLGWDDPAVYELLQRGDTVGVFQLESEGMRKTLAAVRPTNFGDIIALVSLYRPGPMDNIPMFGRRKNGQEEIEYPHILLKPILEETYGIFVYQEQVMQAAQILAGYSLGDADLLRRAMGKKIKAEMDAQRARFVDGCAKSDIAAGKANELFDLIDKFAGYGFNKSHAAAYALLAYQTAWLKAHYPAEFYAASMAFDIHLTDKLTVFVDDMRRMGLACLAPDINRSLADFSVETIEREGDDRRLSFAVRYALGGLKGVGEKAMEQLVAERDAGGPFKSLDDFADRIEPRLLNRRQLESLAAAGAFDGVHADRAGVHAAVETILSVASSAAEARESGQGGLFGDVETPHADVRIPPHQTWSTVDRMAQEKDAFGFYFSAHPVDRYRHLAEARGAKSYGAICTEPVAEGGRANGVMAAMVEDVRWRETKRGARYAAATFSDSSGQFQASCFDEDACKAIEDMAREGDCALLMVELDRLPGEETPRVTIRGVEPFRQLANNSRMELVVDVSDAVAIDALAQLLTRARGGRSEVFLRAPVGGGKAARLFLGDDYLIGADQVDSIATIAGLHIGYFERMEAKADGYRARNRRSGLRLVAG, from the coding sequence ATGCCTCATGCCGGTTTTGTCCCCCTTCGCGTTTTTTCTTCCTTCACCATGCTGGAAGGGGCGATCGACCCCAAGAAGATCGCGAAACAGGCCAAGGCGCTGGGCTTTCCCGCTGCCGCCATCACGGATCGGAACGGCCTCTACGGTTCCATGGCCTTTTCCGACGCCTGCAAGGGGGAGGGGGTGCAGCCGGTCATCGGCGCGATGGTCGGCATAGCCCGGCCCGACCGCCCGGCCAATGCGGCGCCCGTGCACGACTGGCTCGCCCTCTATGCGCAGGATTCAACGGGCTACGACAATCTTTGCGCACTGGTTTCGATGGCGCATCTCGACCGCCCGGTCGAGGAAGTGCCGCATATCAGCATGGATAGTCTGGAAGGCCGCACCGATGGCCTGATCGCGCTGACGGCGGGGGGCGAGGGTGCGCTGGGGCGTCTGTTCGCGGAGGATCAGCCCGCCGCGGCGCTCGCCTATGCGAAGCGGCTTGAGGCTCTGTTCCCCGGCAGGCTCTATATTGAGATATGCCGCCGTCTGGACCCGGTCGAGGGCAAGGCGGAGCCGGAACTGCTCGAACTTGCCTATGCCCGCGACCTGCCCTTGGTGGCGACCAACCCAACCTGCTTTGCCGAGCCGCATTTTCATGAGGCGCATGACGTGATGCTCTGCATTGCCGACAGCGCCTATGTCGAGACGCCTGACCGGCGAACCAGCTCGCCCGACGCCTGGATGAAACCGGCGGCGGAAATGAAGCGGTTGTTCGAGGATCTGCCCGAAGCGCTGGCCAACACGCTGGTGGTGGCGCAGCGCTGCGCCGTGGCCGCGCCCAAGCGTAAGCCTATCCTCCCAAGCCTTGCCGGCGATATCGAGGGCGAGGCGAAGATGCTGCGCGAGCAGGCGAGAGACGGGCTGGAAGCGCGGCTGGCCAAGGCGGGCATCACCGGCGAGGAAGCGCGCAAGCCCTATTTCGACAGGCTGCAATTCGAAACCGACATCATCATCCAGATGGGCTTTCCCGGCTATTTCCTGATCGTTGCCGACTTCATCAAATGGGCGAAGGATCATGACATTCCGGTGGGGCCGGGCCGTGGTTCGGGCGCTGGATCGGTCGTCGCCTGGGCGCTGACGATCACCGATCTCGATCCGTTGCAACTGGGGCTGCTGTTCGAACGCTTCCTGAACCCGGAACGCGTGTCGATGCCGGACTTCGACATCGACTTCTGCGAAACCCGGCGCGGCGAAGTGATCCGCTACGTCCAGCAGAAATATGGCGCGGATCATGTCGCGCAGATCATCACCTTCGGTAAGTTGAAGGCCCGCGCCGTGCTGAAGGACACCGGCCGCGTTCTGCAGATGAGCTATGGGCAGGTCGATCGCCTTGCCAAGCTGGTGCCCAACCATCCGACCGATCCCTGGACGCTGGAACGGTCCCTGAACGGCGTGGCAGAATTCAGGGCGGAATATGACAATGATGCGCAGGTCAAGCGCCTGATCGATTATGCGATGAAGCTGGAAGGCTTTCCGCGCCACAGTTCCACCCACGCGGCGGGCGTGGTGATCGGGGACCGGCCGCTGTCGCAACTGGTGCCGCTCTATCGCGATCCCCGGTCCGACATGCCGGTGACGCAGTTCGACATGAAATATGTCGAAGGCGCGGGGCTGGTGAAGTTCGACTTCCTCGGCCTCAAGACGTTGTCGGTGTTGCAGAAGGCGGTGCAACTGCTCGCCGGGCGGAGTGTGGAGATCGACCTCAATTCGCTCGGCTGGGACGATCCGGCGGTCTATGAACTGTTGCAGCGCGGTGACACTGTGGGCGTGTTCCAGTTGGAATCCGAAGGCATGCGCAAGACGCTGGCCGCCGTGCGTCCGACCAATTTTGGCGACATCATCGCGCTGGTGTCGCTTTATCGCCCCGGCCCGATGGACAATATTCCGATGTTCGGACGTCGCAAGAACGGTCAGGAAGAGATTGAATATCCTCATATTCTCCTGAAACCTATCCTCGAAGAGACTTACGGCATCTTCGTCTATCAGGAACAGGTGATGCAGGCCGCGCAGATATTGGCGGGCTATTCGCTGGGAGACGCCGACCTTTTGCGCCGCGCCATGGGCAAGAAGATCAAGGCGGAGATGGACGCCCAGCGCGCCCGCTTCGTCGATGGCTGTGCGAAGAGCGACATCGCGGCGGGCAAGGCGAACGAACTGTTCGACTTGATCGACAAGTTCGCCGGCTATGGCTTCAACAAATCGCACGCGGCGGCCTATGCCCTGCTCGCCTATCAGACGGCGTGGTTGAAGGCGCATTATCCGGCGGAATTCTACGCCGCGTCCATGGCGTTCGATATTCACCTGACCGACAAGCTGACGGTGTTCGTGGACGACATGCGCCGCATGGGCCTGGCTTGTCTGGCGCCTGACATCAATCGCAGCCTGGCGGATTTTTCGGTCGAGACGATCGAGCGGGAAGGCGACGATCGGCGCCTCAGCTTTGCCGTGCGCTACGCACTTGGCGGCCTGAAAGGCGTTGGCGAGAAAGCGATGGAGCAACTGGTCGCGGAGCGCGATGCGGGCGGCCCGTTCAAGTCGCTGGACGATTTTGCCGACCGGATCGAACCGCGCCTGCTCAATCGGCGGCAGTTGGAAAGTCTGGCGGCGGCAGGTGCCTTTGACGGCGTGCATGCCGACCGGGCCGGGGTTCATGCAGCGGTCGAAACGATCCTCAGCGTGGCATCCAGCGCTGCGGAGGCGCGAGAAAGTGGGCAGGGCGGCTTGTTCGGGGATGTTGAAACGCCGCATGCCGATGTTCGCATTCCGCCGCATCAGACCTGGTCGACGGTGGACCGCATGGCGCAGGAGAAGGACGCATTCGGCTTCTATTTTTCCGCGCATCCGGTCGATCGCTACCGACATCTGGCCGAAGCGCGGGGCGCGAAAAGCTATGGCGCGATTTGCACTGAACCTGTTGCTGAGGGCGGCCGGGCCAATGGCGTGATGGCAGCCATGGTCGAAGATGTGCGATGGCGCGAAACCAAGCGTGGCGCCCGCTACGCCGCCGCCACTTTCTCCGACAGCAGCGGCCAGTTTCAGGCGAGTTGCTTCGATGAGGATGCCTGCAAAGCCATCGAGGACATGGCCCGCGAAGGCGATTGCGCTTTGCTGATGGTGGAGCTGGATCGGCTGCCGGGCGAGGAAACGCCGCGTGTGACGATCCGCGGCGTCGAGCCTTTCCGTCAACTGGCCAATAATTCCCGCATGGAGTTGGTCGTCGATGTCAGCGATGCAGTGGCGATCGATGCTCTGGCGCAACTATTGACGCGCGCAAGGGGAGGGCGGAGCGAAGTGTTCCTTCGGGCGCCGGTGGGTGGCGGCAAGGCAGCGCGGTTGTTCCTGGGCGACGATTATCTGATCGGCGCGGATCAGGTGGACAGCATCGCGACGATAGCAGGTCTGCACATCGGCTATTTTGAACGGATGGAAGCGAAGGCCGACGGTTATCGCGCGCGCAACCGGCGGTCCGGGCTGCGGTTGGTGGCGGGGTGA
- a CDS encoding lipoprotein-releasing ABC transporter permease subunit, with the protein MILSRYERMIAKRYLLPGKGEGFIFLVAGISLVAVMLGVAALIIVMSVMNGFRAELFDKIVGLNGHAVVQGYGGRLPDWKAVLKEAKATPGVTSATPLIEQPLLGSFQGRVEAVLVRGMIVNDIRNNATLKAKVVAGSLNALTPNGGKVALGSRLAENLGIQLGDSITIINPAGRSTPFGTVPRQVSYQVAAIFEVGIYDYDKAFVVMPMEDAQTLLLLGDVVGMIEVETVNADRVAAILEPLAGKVAGRAVVTDWRQMNASLFEALAVERVAMFVVLSIIVLVAVFNILSSLIMLVRAKTRDIAILRTMGASRVGLVKIFMTVGVTIGSLGMAAGMALGFTFLFFRQSVVNAIQFLTGQNLWDPSIRFLTELPAKPDPVEIAIICLMALIFSFLATLYPAFKAANTDPVQVLRYE; encoded by the coding sequence ATGATTCTATCCCGATACGAACGCATGATTGCCAAGCGTTACCTGCTGCCCGGCAAGGGGGAGGGATTTATCTTCCTGGTCGCCGGCATCAGCCTGGTGGCGGTGATGCTGGGGGTGGCGGCGCTCATCATCGTGATGAGCGTGATGAACGGCTTCCGCGCCGAACTGTTCGACAAGATCGTGGGCCTCAACGGCCATGCCGTCGTTCAAGGCTATGGCGGGCGCCTGCCGGACTGGAAGGCGGTGCTGAAGGAGGCGAAGGCGACGCCCGGCGTGACCAGCGCCACGCCGCTGATCGAGCAGCCCTTGCTCGGCAGCTTCCAGGGCCGGGTGGAAGCGGTGCTGGTACGCGGCATGATCGTGAACGACATTCGCAACAATGCGACGCTAAAGGCAAAGGTCGTCGCAGGCAGCCTGAACGCGCTGACACCTAATGGCGGCAAGGTGGCGCTCGGCTCGCGCCTGGCGGAAAATCTGGGCATCCAGTTGGGCGACAGCATCACCATCATCAATCCGGCGGGCCGGTCGACGCCCTTCGGCACTGTTCCGCGACAGGTTTCCTATCAGGTTGCCGCCATCTTCGAAGTCGGCATCTATGATTATGACAAGGCGTTCGTGGTCATGCCCATGGAAGACGCACAGACCTTGTTGCTGCTGGGCGACGTGGTCGGCATGATCGAGGTCGAGACCGTGAACGCCGACCGGGTCGCCGCGATATTGGAGCCGCTGGCCGGCAAGGTCGCAGGGCGCGCCGTCGTGACGGACTGGCGTCAGATGAACGCGTCCCTGTTCGAAGCACTGGCGGTGGAACGGGTCGCGATGTTCGTGGTGCTGTCGATCATCGTGCTGGTGGCGGTGTTCAACATCCTCTCGTCGCTGATCATGCTGGTGCGCGCAAAGACCCGCGATATCGCGATTTTGCGCACCATGGGGGCGAGCCGCGTAGGCCTGGTGAAGATATTCATGACCGTGGGTGTGACGATCGGGTCGCTCGGTATGGCGGCGGGCATGGCGCTGGGCTTCACCTTCCTGTTCTTCCGTCAGAGCGTGGTGAACGCGATCCAGTTCCTGACCGGGCAGAATCTGTGGGATCCCTCGATCCGCTTCCTTACCGAATTGCCGGCCAAGCCCGATCCGGTGGAGATCGCGATCATCTGCCTGATGGCGCTGATCTTCAGCTTCCTGGCGACGCTCTATCCCGCGTTCAAGGCCGCCAATACCGATCCCGTGCAGGTGCTGCGCTATGAATGA
- a CDS encoding diguanylate cyclase, whose product MRLSTITNYAYGATVALTLASGAVMLMASSTEEKERAAVEQRAAFDQMTATLEEDTYRQTEQARAYAITGDPSHVIAYRREKATLRSVEQRILHLRDRGASVSELAALQQGLHWADGLTDEQEAAINAAEKGDQETARKILFGDEYGRELDRIAAQIGKFQYILDQRTENTVRQATESARQWRFMSEIMLGATALLFLCVLYFILKQRILRPVVRLSDVVTRLAAQDFAAVPPDFPQVDEIGDMAQAVRIFRENGLERQRLEQERDTDRITRDQLSRMTQRLQGCDSIGDLVEVVRRFAPEIAPGFAGRLYIHDTRRNAMVQACDWLSPRQSGEEFAPTACWALRRGQIHKPTGELVDIPCEHLAGNVLSPTICIPLTAQGESIGLLYVEQPDDGTADQISRTERYLEMLAENISLALANLRLRDVLRQMAMADPLTGLANRRRFDTVYKEQVIRAESAMTPLACLMVDIDHFKRFNDTHGHDAGDAVLRAVGGVLNEALREKDCAFRLGGEEFVLLMPGFAQDQAIDRAIQVQQKLQDLRVDHRGEELGPITASFGLAVFPDHGRAERLVRTADAALLRAKNQGRNQIVIATVRDAASHPA is encoded by the coding sequence ATGCGCTTATCCACCATCACCAACTACGCCTATGGCGCCACCGTGGCCCTGACACTGGCATCGGGCGCCGTCATGCTCATGGCGTCCAGCACGGAAGAGAAAGAACGGGCCGCCGTCGAACAGCGGGCCGCCTTCGATCAGATGACCGCCACGCTGGAGGAAGACACCTACCGCCAGACCGAACAGGCGCGGGCCTATGCGATCACAGGCGATCCTTCGCATGTCATCGCCTATCGCCGGGAAAAGGCGACGCTCCGCTCTGTCGAACAGAGAATTCTCCATCTGCGCGATCGGGGAGCCAGCGTCAGCGAACTCGCGGCCCTGCAACAAGGGCTGCACTGGGCCGATGGACTGACCGATGAGCAGGAAGCGGCCATCAACGCCGCCGAAAAAGGCGATCAGGAAACCGCGCGCAAGATCCTGTTCGGTGACGAATATGGCCGGGAACTTGATCGCATCGCCGCTCAGATCGGCAAGTTCCAATATATATTGGATCAACGAACGGAAAACACCGTCCGGCAGGCGACCGAATCGGCACGGCAATGGCGCTTCATGTCGGAAATCATGCTGGGCGCGACCGCCCTGCTGTTCCTGTGCGTCCTCTATTTCATCCTGAAGCAGCGCATCCTGCGCCCGGTGGTGCGGTTGAGCGATGTCGTGACGCGGCTGGCCGCGCAGGATTTCGCTGCCGTGCCGCCCGACTTCCCCCAGGTGGACGAAATTGGCGACATGGCCCAGGCCGTCCGCATTTTCCGGGAAAACGGGCTGGAAAGGCAAAGGCTGGAACAGGAACGGGATACGGACCGGATCACGCGCGACCAGCTTTCGCGCATGACGCAGCGCCTGCAAGGATGCGACAGCATAGGCGATCTTGTCGAGGTCGTCCGGCGTTTCGCGCCTGAAATCGCGCCCGGTTTTGCCGGGCGGCTTTATATCCACGACACCCGCCGCAATGCGATGGTGCAGGCGTGCGACTGGCTGTCGCCCCGGCAGTCGGGCGAGGAATTCGCGCCGACGGCTTGTTGGGCGCTGCGGCGCGGGCAAATCCATAAACCGACCGGCGAACTGGTCGACATTCCCTGCGAGCATCTGGCCGGAAACGTCCTGTCTCCCACCATCTGCATACCGCTGACGGCACAGGGGGAGAGCATCGGCCTACTCTATGTCGAGCAGCCTGATGACGGGACCGCCGATCAGATCAGCCGCACCGAACGATATCTGGAGATGCTGGCCGAGAATATCAGCCTGGCGCTTGCCAATCTGCGGTTGCGCGACGTGCTGCGGCAGATGGCGATGGCCGATCCGCTGACCGGCCTTGCCAACAGGCGCCGCTTCGACACGGTATACAAGGAGCAGGTGATTCGTGCCGAAAGCGCGATGACGCCGCTGGCCTGCCTGATGGTGGACATCGACCATTTCAAGCGGTTCAACGACACGCACGGCCATGATGCTGGCGACGCGGTGCTGCGCGCCGTGGGCGGGGTACTGAACGAAGCGCTGCGCGAAAAGGATTGCGCTTTCCGCCTGGGCGGCGAGGAGTTCGTGCTGCTCATGCCGGGCTTCGCACAGGATCAGGCGATCGACCGGGCCATTCAGGTGCAACAGAAATTGCAGGATCTGCGCGTCGACCATCGGGGCGAGGAATTGGGGCCGATCACCGCATCCTTCGGCCTTGCCGTCTTTCCTGACCATGGCCGGGCGGAAAGGCTGGTCCGGACAGCCGATGCCGCGCTGCTTCGGGCGAAAAATCAAGGGCGCAACCAGATCGTCATCGCGACGGTCCGGGATGCGGCGTCACATCCGGCCTGA